Proteins from a genomic interval of Niabella soli DSM 19437:
- a CDS encoding efflux RND transporter periplasmic adaptor subunit, with amino-acid sequence MMNRKQTAFFFLVVMLTACGANEPKKEQHIVNGFVLSDVMMKTTTTAEAHKQPVETVMNFFGKISADKNHYIDVFPLVGGNVISVNAELGDYVKKGQVMATIRSTEMAGFQKDLGDARTDLVVAENNLRVAQEMYTGKLSTEKEVLEAKSQVTKAEDQLKRATAVGAIYNIRKGNIYTVIAPISGYVVQKNINKDMQLRSDRTDNIFDVANTTDVWAIINVNEADIDKIALGMKAEVATLSYPDKKFYGKIDKIFKIIDPQTNAMQARVVLNNAQGLLIPESKATIKIYNTETSSAIAIPSKAVIFDNNRNYVIQFISQNNLKVKEIKLLKQTGETTYVSEGLEEGDKVVTNNQLMIYRSLNN; translated from the coding sequence ATGATGAACAGGAAACAGACTGCATTCTTTTTTTTGGTGGTGATGCTAACCGCTTGCGGCGCCAATGAACCCAAAAAGGAGCAGCATATAGTAAACGGCTTTGTACTGAGCGATGTAATGATGAAAACGACCACTACGGCGGAAGCGCATAAACAGCCGGTAGAAACGGTAATGAATTTTTTTGGGAAGATCTCGGCAGATAAAAACCATTATATAGATGTGTTTCCCCTGGTGGGCGGCAATGTGATCAGTGTAAATGCAGAACTGGGCGATTATGTAAAGAAAGGACAGGTGATGGCAACCATTCGCAGTACAGAAATGGCGGGCTTTCAAAAAGACCTGGGTGATGCCCGGACGGATCTTGTTGTGGCAGAAAACAACCTGCGGGTGGCACAGGAAATGTACACCGGGAAACTAAGCACGGAAAAAGAAGTACTGGAAGCAAAAAGCCAGGTAACAAAAGCAGAAGATCAGTTAAAAAGGGCTACTGCCGTAGGAGCCATTTATAATATCCGGAAAGGAAATATTTACACGGTAATAGCTCCTATCAGCGGGTACGTTGTTCAAAAGAATATTAATAAAGACATGCAGTTACGCAGTGACCGCACCGACAATATTTTTGACGTGGCTAATACAACAGATGTGTGGGCCATTATAAACGTAAACGAAGCGGATATTGACAAAATAGCCTTGGGAATGAAAGCGGAAGTGGCCACGTTAAGTTACCCCGATAAAAAGTTTTATGGTAAAATTGATAAGATCTTTAAAATTATAGATCCGCAAACCAATGCGATGCAGGCCCGGGTGGTATTGAACAATGCGCAGGGGCTTTTAATCCCTGAAAGCAAGGCTACCATTAAAATATATAACACCGAAACCAGCTCGGCCATCGCTATCCCTTCCAAAGCGGTGATTTTTGATAACAACCGGAATTATGTCATTCAGTTCATTTCACAGAACAATTTAAAAGTGAAAGAAATAAAACTGTTAAAACAAACGGGAGAGACTACTTATGTTTCAGAAGGGTTGGAGGAAGGAGATAAAGTGGTGACCAATAATCAACTGATGATCTACCGGTCGCTGAATAATTAG
- a CDS encoding TolC family protein, whose amino-acid sequence MKGLFLFVTLAACGAALGQEQMTLESCEAAFMKNNLALLAQQYNISEADADIMQAKIWDLPQASYQTNIYNPEDKKVLEVTKANSLGIQQLLYLGGKKKYEVEYARSNKELAKLQFNQLLTELKTQLYETYYTLYFEEKKLIDINTQLNYMTDLLEAYKIQTAKGNTSLKEQVRLQAMVVQLNNDKIEIINTILQQQQLLKTFTGLSVNIKTKLSDAEANHLLTQQPLLSLEDIEKSALANNADYLYSLKDIEANKVNLNWQRSQNVPDLTVGGQWNQLGGAYKNEVDLTVGIPIPLWKRNRGNVTKAEYQIKESQANSDLKKLNLQTTVELAYRTWKNHYDQYVAVKTEDINNLQTVHAGMLSNFRRGNVNLVDFTDFMDSYRQTILQLYEMKKQIMISAEELERLTQSKIF is encoded by the coding sequence ATGAAGGGGCTATTTCTTTTTGTAACGTTGGCAGCGTGCGGGGCGGCTTTGGGCCAGGAACAGATGACACTGGAAAGTTGCGAAGCCGCATTTATGAAAAATAACCTGGCGCTTTTGGCGCAACAGTATAATATAAGCGAAGCTGATGCTGATATTATGCAGGCCAAAATCTGGGACCTCCCCCAGGCAAGCTACCAAACGAATATCTATAACCCTGAAGATAAAAAAGTGCTGGAAGTTACCAAAGCCAATAGCCTCGGTATTCAGCAGCTATTGTATCTGGGTGGCAAAAAAAAGTATGAAGTGGAATACGCCCGGAGCAATAAGGAGCTGGCCAAACTACAGTTCAATCAATTATTGACGGAGCTGAAAACACAACTATATGAAACCTACTATACGCTTTACTTTGAGGAAAAAAAGCTGATCGATATTAATACTCAGTTGAACTACATGACCGACCTGCTGGAAGCGTATAAAATACAAACAGCCAAAGGAAACACTTCGTTAAAAGAACAGGTGCGCCTGCAGGCGATGGTGGTTCAGTTGAACAATGATAAAATAGAAATCATTAATACCATATTGCAGCAGCAGCAATTATTAAAAACATTTACGGGACTTTCAGTGAATATTAAAACCAAATTATCTGACGCTGAGGCCAACCATCTGCTGACACAGCAGCCCCTGCTGTCCCTGGAGGACATTGAAAAAAGTGCACTGGCAAACAATGCTGATTACCTGTATTCATTGAAAGATATAGAGGCTAATAAGGTGAACCTGAATTGGCAGCGCTCGCAGAATGTTCCGGATCTTACCGTGGGCGGACAATGGAACCAATTGGGAGGTGCATATAAAAACGAAGTGGACCTTACTGTAGGCATCCCCATACCGCTTTGGAAGCGCAATAGAGGAAATGTGACAAAGGCCGAATATCAGATTAAGGAAAGCCAGGCTAACAGTGATCTGAAAAAACTGAACCTGCAAACAACGGTGGAGCTGGCCTATCGAACCTGGAAGAACCATTATGATCAATACGTAGCAGTAAAAACGGAGGATATAAACAATTTGCAAACCGTGCATGCTGGCATGCTTTCCAATTTCCGGAGGGGCAATGTGAACCTGGTGGATTTTACTGATTTCATGGACAGCTACCGGCAAACAATCCTTCAGTTGTACGAAATGAAAAAACAAATTATGATTTCAGCCGAGGAGCTGGAACGCTTAACGCAATCAAAAATATTTTAA
- a CDS encoding sensor histidine kinase, whose translation MTLKRRIALSWSLAYSLLFGLLMIIIYFAFYDFRRDEFRQNLKDKSMVTAHFIAKTPDFLTGVPKFLSESDDGLYKEEILIFSQEKKLIYSTIKDTSVSWDETILQRLDRSSEIYVENTTPEYFGIAPVIDGKKFYILTSAEDVNGRSKLKFLGYILLITYLVSTAVVWLSSYFVAKRLLKPLDQLTGQITDITAHNLTEQLPVKNSNDEISLLARSFNTMMGRINDVFQSQKDFTSSAAHELRTPLTRIAFQLENLEYRNEDAVRTKNTVNNVIKDVYQLSDLTRSLMLLSKFDKENISSIYESERIDELIFTAYEQVLKMEPRLLMDFTIIPEAGKDPDLLVSGVRSLLEIAFINLLKNAAIYSSSPAVIVTIKEKDTQLEVNVTSHGTLISSEEQARIFDPFIRGSNIQNTTGSGLGLRIVKRIIEYHKGQVQYIPVPPDENTFRITFPVF comes from the coding sequence ATGACATTAAAAAGAAGGATAGCCCTTAGCTGGAGTTTGGCTTACTCGCTGCTGTTTGGCCTTCTTATGATCATTATCTATTTTGCTTTTTATGATTTCCGGCGGGATGAGTTCCGGCAGAACCTGAAAGACAAATCAATGGTAACGGCTCATTTTATTGCCAAAACACCCGATTTTCTTACGGGCGTGCCGAAATTCCTCAGCGAGTCCGATGATGGGTTGTATAAAGAAGAAATATTGATCTTCAGCCAGGAAAAAAAACTGATCTACAGCACTATTAAAGATACCAGTGTTTCGTGGGATGAAACGATCCTGCAGCGGCTCGACAGGAGCAGCGAGATCTATGTTGAAAATACAACACCCGAGTATTTTGGTATTGCGCCGGTTATCGACGGTAAAAAATTTTATATTCTTACCAGTGCAGAAGATGTTAACGGCCGCTCGAAGCTGAAGTTCCTGGGGTATATTTTATTGATCACCTACCTCGTGAGCACCGCTGTGGTATGGCTCAGCAGTTATTTTGTAGCGAAGCGTCTTTTAAAACCGCTGGATCAATTGACGGGTCAGATAACAGATATAACCGCCCATAACCTGACGGAACAACTTCCCGTAAAAAATTCAAATGATGAGATCAGCCTGCTTGCCCGGTCGTTTAATACGATGATGGGTCGCATCAACGATGTATTTCAGTCGCAGAAAGACTTTACTTCAAGTGCTGCCCATGAGCTCCGCACCCCGCTGACCCGGATTGCCTTTCAGTTGGAAAACCTGGAATACAGGAATGAAGATGCGGTGCGCACAAAAAATACGGTTAATAATGTGATCAAAGACGTATATCAATTGTCGGACCTCACCCGGTCATTGATGCTGTTATCAAAATTCGATAAAGAAAATATCAGCAGCATTTATGAGAGCGAACGTATTGATGAGCTTATTTTTACCGCATACGAACAGGTACTTAAAATGGAGCCCCGGCTGTTAATGGATTTTACTATTATCCCGGAAGCAGGAAAAGATCCTGATCTTTTGGTCAGTGGCGTACGCTCGCTTTTGGAAATAGCGTTTATCAATCTGCTCAAAAATGCGGCGATCTATTCCTCAAGTCCGGCAGTCATTGTTACTATTAAAGAAAAAGATACGCAATTGGAGGTCAACGTTACCAGCCACGGCACACTGATCTCTTCCGAAGAGCAGGCCCGTATCTTTGATCCTTTTATACGGGGCTCTAATATCCAAAATACAACAGGGTCAGGGCTTGGGCTGCGTATTGTTAAGCGCATCATCGAGTACCATAAAGGGCAGGTCCAATATATTCCGGTGCCGCCGGATGAAAATACCTTCAGGATAACATTTCCCGTTTTTTGA